The genomic stretch ACGATGACGATCGCAACCGCATGGCCGACACGATCGACGAGATGAACCGGACGCTCGACGACATCTTGTCGCTGGCCCGGCTGGGCCGCCCGAGCGAGCCCGCGACCGATGTCGACATGGCCGCGCTGATCGACGCCGTGGTCGAGGATTTCCGCGACATCGGCAACGACGTCAGCTTCGAGGAATCGCCCCGGCTGAAGATGCGGATGCGCCCGTCGCTGATGCGGCGCGCGGTGCGCAACTTGATCGAGAATGCGGTGAAATATGCGGGCGCCGCCGAGGTGCGGCTGTTGCCGGGCGAAACGACGGTCGCGATCGAAGTCGCCGATCGCGGGCCGGGCATCCCGGCGGACAAGCTGACTGCAGTGTTCGACCCGTTCACGCGGCTGGAGACGTCGCGCAACCGCGATACCGGCGGGATCGGGCTGGGGCTGGCGCTGGCGCGTGCGATCGTTTCGGATGCCGGGGGGCAGATTACATTGGCGAACCGCGCGGGGGGCGGGTTGCTGGCTACGATTACGTTGCCGCGGGGGTGATGGGGGGAAGTGGGTTTGTGCGCTTCGGAGGCTGTTTCGGGGCCTATGGAGGACTGGTTTTGGTGGAGAGCGGACATTGCCCGCTCACCTGCTAGTCCTCGTCCTCGATTAAGCCGAGCGCCTCAAGGCTTCGAAACTTAAACAAACCCAAGGCGTCGAACTCATCACCATCGCTGGTTTGCACACCGAGATCTCGTAGGGCGCTGTTGATCGGGCTGCTTGCGCTTATCGGCGCGCGATCGACAGGTGTCGACCGTTCGTAGACGGTCTGACCGTCTCTTAAAAGTGCGGCACCTTGTGAACCCGTACCGCCGAAATAGTCGGTCTCGATGTAAGCGAGGCTCGCATCACCGATGAGGGATAATATGCCGTTCTTCAGTCCGTCAGATAGATGAACAAAGCCGTCTACGTGCCGTCCCGGCTCAAGTTTGGTAAGTGCATCTATCTGATCGTGACCCAGCGGAGCGATTGCAAACCCTTGCGGCAAGGCCGTCGCGTTGGGACATCCCGCTCCACGCACAATGGCCTGCACTGCTTCGGGAAACCCGATCACGGCTCTGATATCGTGTCCCATTCACCACTCTCCCCCCGGCCGCTGAAGAGCATGCGTCAGACCTCGAATGTCCGCAACTAGGCGGTATTTGTCGTTACGTCATCCTCCCCCGCCAGGGCAGGGCTATTGCACATGAGTGATTAGGCGCAGGAGTTCTTGATCGTTCCATCGGGCCATGAGTCGTTTGTGGTTGAGGGGGATTTTTTGTGGTTCGGCGCGCAGCACATTGAGGGCGAGGCGGCGAAGAATGGCAAGAATGGCAGGGCCGTTTTGCTTTCGGTTTCGGGCCATATCCTCTGCGAGGAGGACGTCGAGTTGCCAATGGAGGTGGTTTTCGATGGACCAATGGCGGCGGACTGTTTTGAGCAGTTCTTCGGCGGGCATTTTGCGCGACAGCGCATAGCAACGGACCTGATGGGTGGTCTTGTCGCCGATGGTGCGCCATCGCTCGACGCGAGCGACCGCGACCAGATCGACGAGCGCGTTCTTGCTCGGCGTCTGGAAGAAGGGGATGACAAAGGCACGACGCACCTCGTGTCTGCCATGGGCTTGGTCTTCGGTTTGATGGAAGCGGGTCGACCTGTGCGCCGCTGCAGCATCAAGGGCGGCGTTGGCCTCGGCCACGAGCTTGGATTGATTGCCCTTGATGGAGATCACATAATCGCCGCCGCCGTCACGGACGGCCTTGGTCATGCGGCGATGACAGTGCAGCGCATCGGCGGTCACGGTACATCCCTTGAGCGAGAGCAGCTCGAGCGCCGCGATCGCGGCATCGGCTTCGTTGCCCTTGTCCGCCATCGTCTGGGCCAGGCTCATAAAGGTATCGCACGCAAAGACGCTGACCATCATCGGCGGAATATGGGCGCAGCCCTTTTCGTAAGCGCGCTTCAAGCTCTTGCCGTCGACCGCCACCTGGCCGCAGGGCTGATCGAGCCGTGCCTGCTCGCCGAACGCCGCCATGAAGCGCATGAAGGCGGCATTGAATGCATGCGGGTCGAGTGTCCGCAGGACCCGGCTGAAGGTGTCGTGGCTGGGGACGCCGCGCTCCAGCGGAATGAACTGCCGCAGCAGATCGACCCGCGCCTTGGCAAACAACACCATTTCCGTACAGTTGCCCGCGCCGCACAGCACCGCAGCGAGCGCGATGAACAAAATCTCGGTCAACGGATACTGCGACGTGAAGTCCCGCGGATCCGGAATCTCCGCAAATACCTCCACAAAATCCATCCTGGCCTCCCGCAAAAGGGGAGACCTTCAGAATCATTTTTGCGCAACCACGCAAGAGCCCCGCTTCACTCATGTGCGATTCCCCTGCCCGCCAGGGGGAGGTGGCAGGCGCAGCCTGACGGTGGGGGAGGACGCACATCGCTCGGTGCGTGCGTCCTCCCCCACCGTCGCCTTCGGCGCCACCTCCCCCTGGCGGGGGAGAATTTGAAAGCCGCGTTTGGGTCGCAATGCCGACAAGCAGAATTGCGACCAACCGCAAATCTTCGCACTGGCCCCGCAGCCCAACCCACCAGGCGCAAAAAAGGGCCAGCACTCACGCACTGGCCCCGTTTCCCGTTCAGGCGTCAGCCCGAATCAGCCGACGATTTCTTCCGGCTTGAAGAAGAACGCGATTTCGATCGCGGCGTTTTCTTCGCTGTCCGAACCATGGACCGAGTTCGCCTCGATCGATTCGGCCAGTTCCTTGCGGATCGTGCCGGGCTCGGCGTTTGCCGGGTTGGTTGCGCCCATGATGTCGCGGTTCGCCTGGACGGCGTTCTCGCCTTCGAGGACCTGCACCACGACCGGGCCGGAGATCATGAAGGTCACCAGGTCGTTGAAGAAGGGGCGTTCGCGATGCACGCCATAAAAGCCCTCGGCCTGTTCGCGGGTCATCTGGATGCGCTTGGACGCGACGACGCGGAGGCCGGCTTCCTCGAGCATCTTGGTGACCGCACCGGTGAGGTTGCGGCGGGTGGCGTCGGGCTTGATGATCGA from Sphingomonas hengshuiensis encodes the following:
- a CDS encoding ISAs1 family transposase, giving the protein MDFVEVFAEIPDPRDFTSQYPLTEILFIALAAVLCGAGNCTEMVLFAKARVDLLRQFIPLERGVPSHDTFSRVLRTLDPHAFNAAFMRFMAAFGEQARLDQPCGQVAVDGKSLKRAYEKGCAHIPPMMVSVFACDTFMSLAQTMADKGNEADAAIAALELLSLKGCTVTADALHCHRRMTKAVRDGGGDYVISIKGNQSKLVAEANAALDAAAAHRSTRFHQTEDQAHGRHEVRRAFVIPFFQTPSKNALVDLVAVARVERWRTIGDKTTHQVRCYALSRKMPAEELLKTVRRHWSIENHLHWQLDVLLAEDMARNRKQNGPAILAILRRLALNVLRAEPQKIPLNHKRLMARWNDQELLRLITHVQ
- the ndk gene encoding nucleoside-diphosphate kinase, producing the protein MAATRTFSIIKPDATRRNLTGAVTKMLEEAGLRVVASKRIQMTREQAEGFYGVHRERPFFNDLVTFMISGPVVVQVLEGENAVQANRDIMGATNPANAEPGTIRKELAESIEANSVHGSDSEENAAIEIAFFFKPEEIVG